The following are encoded together in the Streptomyces sp. NBC_00358 genome:
- a CDS encoding TIGR03943 family putative permease subunit gives MNRQAQAAVLFLVGAAVLHASVTDLYLRYVKAGLRPLLLAAGVVLIATALATVWYEIREHRKASADHPGDRRDGSPAPEPEIRAAHADTGTDTGTHDRTDEHELADRQGDDLASRHGDGHADADTDSHGHGDGHGHREPRISWLLVLPLLALILVAPPALGSYSAMRTGTALQAPFGYAKLPAGDPVTLGLVDYASRAAYDHGHSLGGRHVKIIGFVALDHAGTPYLVRMALNCCAADAQPVKIGLSGRIPPVLQPDTWLEVTGTYTGKRTKDQVNGGIIPFLDVSVAKPVPTPHDPYDESWNN, from the coding sequence GTGAACCGGCAGGCCCAGGCGGCCGTGCTCTTCCTCGTCGGCGCGGCGGTGCTGCACGCGAGCGTCACGGACCTCTATCTGCGCTACGTCAAGGCCGGGTTGCGGCCCCTTCTGCTCGCGGCCGGTGTGGTGCTGATCGCCACGGCCCTCGCCACGGTCTGGTACGAGATACGCGAGCACCGCAAGGCCTCCGCCGACCACCCCGGCGACCGGCGTGACGGGTCTCCGGCGCCTGAGCCGGAGATCCGTGCCGCACACGCGGACACCGGCACCGACACCGGCACACACGACCGCACTGACGAACACGAGCTCGCGGACCGGCAGGGGGACGATCTCGCATCCCGGCACGGGGACGGGCACGCGGACGCCGACACGGACAGCCATGGACACGGAGACGGACACGGACATCGTGAACCGCGCATCTCGTGGCTCCTCGTGCTCCCGCTGCTCGCGCTCATCCTGGTCGCACCGCCCGCGCTCGGCTCCTACAGCGCGATGCGCACCGGTACGGCCCTGCAGGCACCCTTCGGTTACGCCAAACTGCCCGCCGGTGACCCGGTGACACTCGGCCTGGTCGACTACGCGAGCCGGGCGGCGTACGACCACGGCCACTCCCTCGGCGGCCGCCACGTCAAGATCATCGGCTTCGTCGCACTCGACCACGCCGGTACGCCCTATCTCGTCCGCATGGCCCTCAACTGCTGCGCCGCCGACGCCCAGCCGGTCAAGATCGGCCTGTCCGGGCGGATCCCGCCCGTACTCCAGCCCGACACCTGGCTCGAAGTCACCGGCACCTACACCGGCAAGCGCACGAAGGACCAGGTCAACGGCGGCATCATCCCGTTCCTCGACGTGAGCGTGGCGAAGCCGGTCCCCACGCCGCACGATCCGTACGACGAGAGCTGGAACAACTGA
- a CDS encoding permease — protein MTITKEAPPPVHRPDEDDRQDRQGWNFNSPLALTMLLLLVIASQGPIRGALSAPVMQSWMTVFVAVVVQALPFLVLGVLLSAVIAVFVPPTFFARALPKRPALAVPVAGMAGAILPGCECASVPVAGALVRRGVTPAAALAFLLSAPAINPIVLTATAVAFPRNPEMVLARFVASLLVACVMGWLWQRLGRTDWLRPPARPAHEGLGKGAAFWGSVRHDVMHAGGFLVLGAMAAATLKSVVPASWLHAAAGNPVVSILALAILAVLLSICSEADAFVVASLTQFSLTARLAFLVVGPMIDLKLFAMQVGTFGRGFAARFAPTTFVLAILMSVLIGAVLL, from the coding sequence GTGACCATCACCAAGGAAGCCCCGCCGCCGGTCCACCGGCCGGACGAGGACGACCGCCAGGACCGGCAGGGCTGGAACTTCAACTCGCCGCTCGCCCTGACCATGCTCCTGCTGCTGGTCATCGCCTCGCAGGGGCCGATCCGCGGGGCGTTGTCCGCACCGGTGATGCAGAGCTGGATGACCGTGTTCGTCGCGGTGGTGGTCCAGGCCCTGCCCTTCCTGGTGCTCGGCGTGCTGCTGTCCGCGGTCATCGCGGTGTTCGTCCCGCCGACGTTCTTCGCCCGCGCGCTGCCGAAGCGGCCCGCTCTCGCGGTGCCGGTCGCCGGCATGGCCGGGGCGATCCTGCCCGGCTGCGAATGCGCCTCGGTGCCGGTCGCCGGGGCGCTGGTGCGCCGCGGCGTGACGCCCGCGGCGGCCCTGGCGTTCCTGCTGTCCGCCCCGGCGATCAACCCGATCGTGCTGACCGCGACCGCCGTCGCCTTCCCCCGCAATCCGGAGATGGTTCTCGCCCGCTTCGTGGCCAGTCTCCTCGTGGCCTGCGTGATGGGCTGGTTGTGGCAGCGCCTCGGCCGTACGGACTGGCTGCGCCCGCCGGCCCGCCCCGCGCACGAGGGCCTCGGCAAGGGGGCGGCGTTCTGGGGGTCGGTGCGGCACGACGTGATGCACGCGGGCGGGTTCCTCGTGCTCGGCGCGATGGCCGCCGCCACGCTCAAGTCGGTCGTCCCGGCGAGCTGGCTGCACGCCGCGGCCGGGAACCCGGTGGTGTCGATCCTCGCCCTCGCGATCCTGGCCGTGCTGCTGTCGATCTGTTCGGAGGCCGACGCGTTCGTGGTCGCCTCGCTGACCCAGTTCTCGCTCACCGCCCGGCTGGCGTTCCTCGTCGTCGGACCGATGATCGACCTGAAGCTGTTCGCCATGCAGGTCGGCACGTTCGGCCGCGGCTTCGCCGCGCGCTTCGCGCCCACCACCTTCGTCCTCGCGATCCTCATGTCCGTTCTCATCGGGGCGGTGCTGCTGTGA
- a CDS encoding carbohydrate binding domain-containing protein, giving the protein MRRRPQRPPLRLLVALLAVTGLFGLTPPDRGSVPMENASATSATATVFYYTKTKNWPTTYLHYAPDGGAWTTVPGVKMEAACTDWVKETVDLGSAAGLQATFNNGSGTWDNNGGNNYALGTGTITVKDGVIAHSDPCADTGTGSGNQATVYYSTATSGWTTANIHYAPTGGSWTTVPGVGMETACTGWWKKTLDIGTATSLKAAFNNGNGVWDNNNSGNYTIPSGTTTVKDRTVTADAKDPCAAEVPDTQAPTTPTGVTATATNTSVVVSWSPSTDDTAVTKYQLTRTGGTSGTVVTDIGSTVYSDTGLEENTTYTYTVKAVDAAGNTSAASAAAPVTTGEKAPAPASGTPLGTDPRKDPIYFVLTARFYDGDSSNNRGGSQDVKSGNAANNDPMFRGDFKGLVDKLDYIKALGFSAVWITPVVLNRSDYDYHGYHGYDFYKVDPRLESAGASYQDLINAAHAKGMKIYQDVVYNHSSRWGAKGLFTPTVYGVRDSEWSWYYDEKNDGFEYDGLTVEPKSGKSYYNGDLWSTAEPSGNTCLNWGKPTGGKSAEGYTLYNCQWPSPTSGMFPKAYYHQCWIGNWEGEDSRSCWLHEDLADFNTENATVQNYLIGAYDKYIDMGVDGFRLDTAVHIPRVTWNRRFLPAIYDRVTQRFGTDAAKNFFVFGEVGAFVNDKWNRGSVNHSAQFYTWKERKDYSADDETAAIEQYNYEEQLGTGNQPTSTNAFLSGNSYHTPDRSQFSGMNIIDMRMHMNFGDAQNAYNNGKDSDDSVNDATYNVVYVDSHDYGPNKSSTRYSGGTDAWAENMSLMWTFRGIPTLYYGSEIEFQAGKQIDCGPTCPLATTGRAYYGDHLAGSVTASDFGKVDSASGEVATTLAQPLVKHLQRLNLIRRAIPALQSGQYSTDGITGSMAFKRRYTSGSTDSFALVTVTGDATFTGIPNGTYTDAVTGDVKTVSGGALSVAAPGKGNLRVYVLNGPGRIGTDGPYLK; this is encoded by the coding sequence ATGAGACGCAGACCCCAACGGCCGCCGCTACGCCTGCTGGTGGCGCTCCTGGCGGTGACCGGGCTGTTCGGACTGACCCCGCCGGACAGGGGCTCCGTCCCCATGGAGAACGCGTCCGCCACGTCCGCCACGGCGACCGTCTTCTACTACACGAAGACCAAGAACTGGCCCACCACATACCTGCACTACGCCCCGGACGGCGGCGCCTGGACCACCGTGCCGGGGGTGAAGATGGAGGCGGCCTGCACGGACTGGGTGAAGGAGACCGTCGACCTCGGCTCGGCCGCCGGACTGCAGGCCACCTTCAACAACGGAAGCGGCACCTGGGACAACAACGGCGGCAACAACTACGCGCTGGGCACCGGAACCATCACCGTCAAGGACGGCGTGATCGCCCACAGCGACCCGTGCGCCGACACGGGTACGGGAAGCGGCAACCAGGCCACCGTCTACTACTCCACCGCCACGTCCGGCTGGACCACGGCCAACATCCACTACGCGCCCACCGGCGGCTCCTGGACGACGGTCCCCGGCGTCGGCATGGAGACCGCCTGCACCGGCTGGTGGAAGAAGACCCTCGACATCGGTACGGCGACCTCGCTCAAGGCGGCCTTCAACAACGGCAACGGCGTCTGGGACAACAACAACAGCGGCAACTACACGATCCCGTCCGGCACCACGACCGTGAAGGACCGGACCGTCACCGCCGACGCCAAGGACCCGTGCGCCGCGGAGGTGCCCGACACCCAGGCACCGACCACGCCCACCGGCGTCACGGCGACCGCGACCAACACCTCGGTGGTGGTGAGCTGGAGTCCGTCGACCGACGACACCGCAGTGACGAAGTATCAGCTCACGCGCACCGGTGGCACGTCGGGGACCGTCGTCACGGACATCGGCTCGACCGTGTACTCCGACACGGGACTTGAGGAGAACACCACCTACACCTACACGGTGAAGGCCGTCGACGCGGCCGGGAACACCTCGGCCGCCTCCGCCGCGGCCCCCGTCACGACAGGGGAGAAGGCTCCGGCGCCGGCCTCGGGGACGCCGCTCGGCACCGACCCCCGCAAGGACCCGATCTACTTCGTCCTCACCGCCCGCTTCTACGACGGCGACAGCTCCAACAACCGCGGCGGCAGCCAGGACGTCAAGTCGGGCAACGCTGCCAACAACGACCCCATGTTCCGCGGCGACTTCAAGGGTCTCGTCGACAAACTCGACTACATCAAGGCGCTCGGATTCTCCGCCGTCTGGATCACCCCGGTCGTCCTCAACCGCTCGGACTACGACTACCACGGCTATCACGGCTACGACTTCTACAAGGTCGACCCCCGCCTGGAGTCGGCCGGCGCCTCCTACCAGGACCTGATCAACGCGGCCCACGCCAAGGGCATGAAGATCTACCAGGACGTGGTCTACAACCACAGCTCCCGCTGGGGCGCGAAGGGCCTGTTCACCCCGACCGTATACGGCGTGCGCGACTCCGAGTGGAGCTGGTACTACGACGAGAAGAACGACGGCTTCGAGTACGACGGCCTGACCGTCGAGCCCAAGTCGGGGAAGTCGTACTACAACGGCGACCTCTGGTCGACCGCCGAGCCCTCCGGCAACACGTGCCTCAACTGGGGCAAGCCCACCGGCGGCAAGAGCGCCGAAGGCTACACCCTGTACAACTGCCAGTGGCCAAGCCCCACTTCGGGCATGTTCCCGAAGGCGTACTACCACCAGTGCTGGATCGGCAACTGGGAGGGTGAGGACTCCCGTTCGTGCTGGCTGCACGAGGACCTGGCCGACTTCAACACCGAGAACGCCACCGTCCAGAACTACCTGATCGGCGCGTACGACAAGTACATCGACATGGGTGTCGACGGATTCCGTCTGGACACCGCCGTCCACATCCCGCGCGTCACCTGGAACCGCCGGTTCCTGCCCGCCATCTACGACCGCGTCACCCAGCGGTTCGGCACGGACGCCGCGAAGAACTTCTTCGTCTTCGGCGAGGTGGGCGCCTTCGTCAACGACAAGTGGAACCGCGGCTCGGTGAACCACTCGGCGCAGTTCTACACGTGGAAGGAACGCAAGGACTACAGCGCGGACGACGAGACGGCCGCGATCGAGCAGTACAACTACGAGGAGCAGCTCGGCACCGGCAACCAGCCCACATCCACCAACGCGTTCCTGAGCGGGAACAGCTATCACACCCCTGATCGCAGCCAGTTCTCCGGCATGAACATCATCGACATGCGCATGCACATGAACTTCGGTGACGCGCAGAACGCCTACAACAACGGCAAGGACTCCGACGACTCCGTCAACGACGCCACGTACAACGTCGTCTACGTCGACAGCCACGACTACGGCCCGAACAAGTCGAGCACCCGCTACAGCGGCGGCACCGACGCCTGGGCCGAGAACATGTCCCTGATGTGGACCTTCCGCGGCATCCCCACGCTGTACTACGGATCGGAGATCGAGTTCCAGGCGGGCAAGCAGATCGACTGCGGGCCGACCTGCCCGCTGGCCACCACCGGGCGCGCGTACTACGGCGACCATCTCGCGGGCAGTGTCACGGCCTCCGACTTCGGCAAGGTCGACTCCGCGAGCGGTGAGGTCGCCACGACCCTCGCGCAGCCGCTGGTCAAGCACCTTCAGCGGCTCAACCTGATCCGCCGGGCGATCCCGGCCCTGCAGTCGGGCCAGTACTCGACGGACGGCATCACCGGTTCGATGGCCTTCAAGCGCCGCTACACCAGTGGCTCGACCGACAGCTTCGCCCTCGTCACGGTCACCGGCGACGCGACGTTCACCGGCATCCCGAACGGCACCTACACGGACGCCGTCACCGGTGACGTGAAGACCGTCTCCGGCGGGGCGCTGTCGGTGGCCGCGCCGGGGAAGGGAAACCTGCGGGTCTACGTGCTGAACGGCCCCGGCAGGATCGGCACCGACGGGCCCTACCTCAAGTAG
- a CDS encoding SseB family protein has protein sequence MDTPLNNHHPTAPAATPAQEALDTLVANTEDPAALDTLAGSDVLVPVPDDATDADVADPHAVALPVLDQPDGGQVVPVFTSELELAELLPSVSRYRLVPLGALASQWPSGDLALTIDAASPHVLTLTSEGVRTLLVRPGG, from the coding sequence ATGGACACGCCCCTGAACAACCACCACCCCACCGCACCCGCGGCGACACCCGCCCAGGAGGCTCTGGACACCCTCGTCGCCAACACCGAGGACCCGGCGGCGCTGGACACGCTGGCCGGCAGCGATGTGCTGGTGCCCGTGCCGGACGACGCCACCGACGCGGACGTCGCCGATCCGCACGCCGTCGCGCTGCCCGTCCTGGACCAGCCCGACGGTGGACAGGTCGTTCCGGTCTTCACCTCGGAGCTGGAGTTGGCCGAGCTCCTGCCGTCCGTCTCCCGCTACCGGCTCGTGCCGCTCGGCGCACTCGCCTCGCAGTGGCCCTCGGGCGATCTCGCCCTCACCATCGACGCCGCCTCGCCGCACGTGCTGACCCTCACCTCCGAGGGCGTCCGCACACTGCTGGTGCGACCGGGGGGCTGA
- a CDS encoding MarR family winged helix-turn-helix transcriptional regulator, with protein sequence MATQTSDARLEDQWRDILSVHARTMCEIDRVLHPHGLGASDFEVLDILASDTATASGEQCRVQNIAGRVHLSQSALSRLIGRLEKDGLVERTVCQEDRRGVWVALTAKGRDLHAEVLPLQRSVLARMLHG encoded by the coding sequence ATGGCAACGCAGACGTCCGATGCCCGGCTGGAGGACCAGTGGCGGGACATCCTCTCGGTGCACGCGCGCACGATGTGCGAGATCGATCGCGTGCTGCATCCGCACGGCCTGGGAGCCAGTGACTTCGAGGTCCTGGACATCCTCGCCTCGGACACCGCCACGGCGTCCGGCGAGCAGTGCCGGGTGCAGAACATCGCGGGCCGGGTCCATCTGAGCCAGAGCGCGCTGTCCCGGCTCATCGGCCGGCTGGAGAAGGACGGCCTGGTGGAACGCACCGTCTGCCAGGAGGACCGGCGCGGAGTATGGGTCGCCCTCACCGCGAAGGGCCGGGACCTGCACGCCGAGGTGCTCCCCCTGCAGCGGTCCGTGCTCGCCCGCATGCTGCACGGCTGA
- a CDS encoding VOC family protein yields the protein MTAGVKTIIYPVKDIAKAKALFTALLGVEPYADEPYYVGFKDAGQDIGLDPNGHSKGLAGPVPFWHVDDIQESLAALLGAGAETLQEVQDVGNGRLIASVKDADGNQIGLIQDPAA from the coding sequence ATGACCGCCGGAGTCAAGACCATCATCTACCCCGTCAAGGACATCGCGAAGGCGAAGGCCCTGTTCACCGCGCTGCTGGGGGTGGAGCCCTACGCGGACGAGCCGTACTACGTCGGGTTCAAGGACGCGGGCCAGGACATCGGCCTCGACCCGAACGGCCACTCCAAGGGGCTGGCGGGACCGGTCCCGTTCTGGCACGTCGACGACATCCAGGAGAGTCTGGCGGCCCTGCTCGGCGCCGGCGCCGAGACCCTTCAGGAGGTCCAGGACGTGGGCAACGGCAGGCTGATCGCGTCGGTGAAGGACGCGGACGGCAACCAGATCGGGCTGATCCAGGACCCCGCCGCCTGA
- a CDS encoding LacI family DNA-binding transcriptional regulator: MTMSNTGGRRKPPTIHDVAREAGVSRGTVSRVLNGGHYVSPTAAEAVNAAIRRTGYVVNRHARSLITGRSDSVGFLLTEPQERFFEDPNFNVLLRGCTQALAAHDVPLLLMLAGTQDERRRITRYITAGHVDGVLLVSSHSGDPVAEELREAGVPLVACGKPIGLGSKVSYVAADDRDGARDMVTHLLSLGRRRIGMVTGPLDTPGGVERLAGYREVLAEAGVEADDRLVASGDYSRASGEAGAEQLLGRAPDMDAVFVASDLMAQGVLAALRKAGRRVPEDVSVGGFDDSPAATAATPALTTIRQPWDRISSEMVRVLLAQIGGEDPAAVILPTELVRREST, from the coding sequence ATGACCATGAGCAACACGGGGGGCCGGCGCAAGCCGCCGACGATCCACGACGTCGCGCGCGAGGCCGGTGTCTCACGAGGCACCGTGTCACGCGTACTCAACGGCGGTCACTATGTGAGCCCCACGGCGGCGGAGGCGGTCAACGCCGCCATCCGCAGGACGGGCTACGTGGTGAACCGGCACGCCCGTTCGCTGATCACCGGACGGTCCGACTCGGTCGGCTTCCTGCTGACCGAGCCGCAGGAGCGGTTCTTCGAGGACCCGAACTTCAACGTCCTGCTGCGCGGCTGCACCCAGGCGCTCGCCGCGCACGACGTCCCGCTCCTGCTGATGCTCGCCGGCACCCAGGACGAGCGGCGGCGCATCACCCGGTACATCACGGCGGGCCATGTGGACGGGGTGCTGCTGGTCTCCAGCCACTCCGGCGATCCGGTCGCCGAGGAACTGCGCGAGGCGGGTGTGCCGCTCGTCGCGTGCGGCAAGCCCATCGGTCTCGGGTCCAAGGTGAGTTACGTGGCCGCCGACGACCGGGACGGCGCCCGGGACATGGTCACGCATCTGCTCTCGCTCGGGCGGCGCCGGATCGGCATGGTCACCGGCCCGCTGGACACCCCCGGCGGTGTCGAGCGCCTCGCGGGCTACCGCGAGGTACTCGCCGAGGCCGGCGTCGAGGCCGACGACCGGCTCGTCGCCTCCGGCGACTACAGCCGGGCGAGCGGTGAGGCGGGCGCCGAGCAACTCCTCGGCCGCGCCCCGGACATGGACGCGGTGTTCGTCGCCTCCGACCTGATGGCCCAGGGCGTGCTCGCCGCGCTGCGCAAGGCCGGCCGCCGGGTCCCGGAGGACGTGTCGGTCGGCGGATTCGACGACTCCCCCGCCGCCACGGCCGCCACCCCGGCGCTCACCACCATCCGCCAGCCGTGGGACCGCATCAGCTCCGAGATGGTCCGGGTCCTCCTCGCGCAGATCGGCGGCGAGGACCCCGCCGCGGTGATCCTGCCGACGGAGCTGGTGCGCCGCGAGTCCACCTGA
- a CDS encoding carbohydrate ABC transporter permease yields the protein MSSLAVRKAAPAAGTTPGTAQGPPLRGRIALVPTLTLLLGALYCLLPVAWVVIAATKSGRELFSTFTFLPGTGFTQNIKDLSAYRDGIYWKWMGNSALYAGLGALLSTAVSALSGYALAIYRFRGRETIFNVLLAGVLMPPVILAIPQYLLLAKADLTDSYASVLLPLILSPYGVYLARIYAAAAVPGDVVEAGRMDGAGEWRIFTRVALPMMVPGLVTVFLFQFVAVWNNFLLPYIMLSDDEKFPITLGLFTLLEQGSNTPALYTLVITGALLAIIPLVALFLVIQRFWSLDLLSGAVKS from the coding sequence ATGAGTTCTCTTGCCGTCCGCAAGGCGGCGCCGGCCGCGGGCACGACGCCCGGCACCGCGCAGGGACCGCCCCTGCGCGGCCGGATCGCCCTGGTCCCGACCCTCACACTGCTGCTCGGCGCGCTCTACTGTCTGCTGCCCGTCGCCTGGGTGGTGATCGCGGCCACCAAGTCGGGCCGCGAGCTGTTCTCGACGTTCACCTTCCTGCCGGGCACCGGGTTCACCCAGAACATCAAGGATCTCAGCGCCTACCGCGACGGCATCTACTGGAAGTGGATGGGCAACTCCGCGCTCTACGCCGGTCTCGGCGCGCTGCTGTCGACGGCCGTCTCGGCGCTCAGTGGCTACGCCCTCGCGATCTACCGCTTCCGGGGCCGCGAGACCATCTTCAACGTCCTGCTGGCGGGCGTGCTGATGCCGCCGGTGATCCTCGCGATCCCGCAGTACCTGCTCCTGGCCAAGGCGGACCTGACGGATTCGTACGCGTCCGTGCTGCTGCCGCTCATCCTCTCCCCGTACGGGGTTTACCTCGCCCGGATCTACGCCGCGGCGGCCGTCCCCGGTGACGTGGTCGAGGCCGGGCGGATGGACGGTGCCGGCGAGTGGCGGATCTTCACCCGGGTCGCGCTGCCCATGATGGTGCCCGGTCTGGTGACGGTCTTCCTGTTCCAGTTCGTGGCCGTGTGGAACAACTTCCTGCTCCCCTACATCATGCTCAGCGACGACGAGAAGTTCCCGATCACGCTCGGCCTGTTCACCCTCCTCGAACAGGGCTCCAACACTCCGGCCCTGTACACCCTGGTGATCACCGGCGCCCTGCTCGCGATCATTCCGCTGGTCGCGCTGTTCCTGGTCATCCAGCGCTTCTGGAGCCTCGACCTGCTGTCCGGAGCCGTAAAGTCATGA
- a CDS encoding carbohydrate ABC transporter permease, producing MTTARRKPYGVKGAPYGFLLPATILFVLFFALPIGYAIWLSLHKVQVKGLGLGAGARSEVWAGLRNYTDALTDSELVAGALRVAGYGLIVVPVMLGLALVFALMLDSEKVRLAPFTRLAIFLPYAIPGVVAALLWGFLYLPDVSPFYFVLAKLGLPQPNLLDGGPLFIALSNIAVWGGTGFNMIVIYTSLQAIPAEVREAARLDGATPLQTALRIKIPMVAPSLVLTFFFSIIATLQVFSEPTTLKPLTNSVSTTWSPLMKVYRDAFNTGDIYAAAAEAVIIAAATLVLSFGFLRAANSRTKQEEAR from the coding sequence GTGACAACCGCACGCCGGAAGCCGTACGGGGTCAAGGGGGCCCCGTACGGTTTTCTCCTCCCCGCGACGATCCTCTTCGTCCTCTTCTTCGCGCTGCCCATCGGCTACGCGATCTGGCTGAGCCTGCACAAGGTCCAGGTCAAGGGCCTCGGCCTGGGCGCCGGCGCCCGCAGCGAGGTCTGGGCGGGCCTCAGGAACTACACCGACGCGCTGACCGACAGCGAACTGGTCGCCGGCGCCCTGCGCGTGGCGGGCTACGGCCTCATCGTGGTGCCGGTGATGCTCGGCCTCGCGCTGGTCTTCGCGCTGATGCTCGACTCGGAGAAGGTGCGCCTCGCGCCGTTCACCCGGCTCGCCATCTTCCTGCCGTACGCCATCCCGGGCGTCGTGGCGGCCCTCCTGTGGGGCTTCCTGTACCTCCCGGACGTGAGCCCCTTCTACTTCGTACTCGCCAAGCTGGGCCTGCCGCAGCCGAACCTGCTGGACGGTGGCCCGCTGTTCATCGCGCTGTCGAACATCGCGGTCTGGGGCGGCACCGGCTTCAACATGATCGTCATCTACACCTCGCTCCAGGCCATCCCCGCCGAGGTGCGCGAGGCGGCGAGGCTGGACGGCGCCACCCCGCTGCAGACCGCCCTGCGGATCAAGATCCCGATGGTGGCACCCTCGCTGGTGCTCACCTTCTTCTTCTCGATCATCGCCACGCTCCAGGTGTTCAGCGAGCCGACCACCCTCAAACCCCTCACCAACTCCGTCTCCACGACCTGGAGTCCGCTGATGAAGGTCTACCGGGACGCGTTCAACACCGGTGACATCTACGCGGCCGCCGCCGAGGCCGTGATCATCGCCGCGGCCACGCTGGTGCTGTCCTTCGGCTTCCTGCGCGCCGCGAACTCCCGTACCAAGCAGGAGGAAGCACGATGA
- a CDS encoding ABC transporter substrate-binding protein yields the protein MPITKHNRLVASTIAVVLGATSLAACGSSDDGKSESQSGPATLTFWTWAPGMDKVVDLWNKGPGKKQQITVEVKKQASGDTLITKILTAHKANKAPDLVQAEYQALPTLVSNNAVADIAAESKEARTKFADGVWQQTTLGTDAVYAIPQDIGPMMFYYRADLFKKYGLTVPTTWEQFAQTARALKKKAPDKALTTFSANDSGLFAGLAQQAGAKWWTSSGNKWKVAIDDTATQKVADFWGGLVKEGAIDNQPMYQPAWNKALNTGKEIAWVSAVWAPGTLTTAAPQTKGKWAMAPLPQWSAGENVTGSWGGSSTAVTTDSPHKAAAAKFAAWLNTDPQAVAALAKESGIYPAATSAQTSDAFAQPPAFFSNQPDFYTKASEIAKTTAPSAWGPNVNVAYTTFNDAFGAAAKNKSDFGAALTTMQNATVADLKKQGFGVAQ from the coding sequence ATGCCCATCACGAAGCACAACCGCCTCGTGGCCAGCACCATCGCCGTAGTCCTCGGCGCCACCTCGCTCGCAGCCTGCGGCTCGTCCGACGACGGCAAGAGCGAATCCCAGTCCGGACCCGCGACACTGACGTTCTGGACCTGGGCGCCGGGCATGGACAAGGTCGTCGACCTCTGGAACAAGGGCCCGGGGAAGAAGCAGCAGATCACCGTCGAGGTGAAGAAGCAGGCCTCGGGCGACACGCTCATCACCAAGATCCTCACCGCGCACAAGGCGAACAAGGCACCGGACCTGGTCCAGGCCGAGTACCAGGCGCTGCCGACGCTGGTCAGCAACAACGCCGTCGCCGACATAGCCGCCGAGTCGAAGGAGGCCAGGACCAAGTTCGCCGACGGCGTCTGGCAGCAGACGACGCTGGGCACGGACGCGGTCTACGCGATCCCGCAGGACATCGGCCCGATGATGTTCTACTACCGCGCGGACCTGTTCAAGAAGTACGGCCTGACGGTCCCGACGACCTGGGAGCAGTTCGCCCAGACCGCCCGCGCGCTGAAGAAGAAGGCGCCGGACAAGGCCCTGACCACCTTCTCCGCCAACGACTCCGGCCTCTTCGCCGGTCTGGCCCAGCAGGCGGGCGCCAAGTGGTGGACCTCCTCCGGGAACAAGTGGAAGGTCGCCATCGACGACACGGCCACCCAGAAGGTCGCCGACTTCTGGGGCGGTCTCGTCAAGGAGGGCGCGATCGACAACCAGCCGATGTACCAGCCGGCCTGGAACAAGGCCCTGAACACCGGCAAGGAGATCGCCTGGGTCAGCGCGGTGTGGGCGCCCGGCACGCTGACCACGGCCGCCCCGCAGACCAAGGGCAAGTGGGCGATGGCCCCGCTGCCGCAGTGGTCGGCCGGCGAGAACGTCACCGGTAGCTGGGGCGGCTCCTCGACGGCCGTCACCACGGACTCCCCGCACAAGGCGGCCGCCGCGAAGTTCGCCGCCTGGCTGAACACGGACCCGCAGGCGGTGGCCGCGCTGGCCAAGGAGAGCGGCATCTACCCGGCCGCCACGAGCGCGCAGACCAGTGACGCGTTCGCGCAGCCGCCGGCCTTCTTCTCCAACCAGCCGGACTTCTACACCAAGGCCTCGGAGATCGCCAAGACCACCGCCCCCTCCGCGTGGGGCCCGAACGTGAACGTCGCCTACACGACCTTCAACGACGCCTTCGGCGCCGCGGCGAAGAACAAGTCGGACTTCGGCGCCGCCCTGACGACCATGCAGAACGCCACAGTCGCCGACCTCAAGAAGCAGGGCTTCGGGGTCGCTCAGTGA